A single genomic interval of Plantibacter sp. Leaf314 harbors:
- the leuD gene encoding 3-isopropylmalate dehydratase small subunit, producing the protein MDKFTTVTGIAAPLRRSNVDTDQIIPAVYLKRVTKTGFEDALFAGWRQDPDFVLNQPAYQGASILVAGHDFGTGSSREHAVWALRDFGFTVVVSSRFGDIFRGNSGKQGLLAAQVTEEELEQLWAAIEASPGADSVVNLIDRTITVGDLTVSFEVDDYTRWRLIEGLDDIGLTLRSEEQITAFEARRPNWLPRTIPVK; encoded by the coding sequence ATGGACAAGTTCACGACCGTCACCGGCATCGCAGCACCGTTGCGCCGCTCCAACGTCGACACCGACCAGATCATCCCCGCCGTCTACCTGAAGCGCGTCACGAAGACGGGCTTCGAGGACGCGCTCTTCGCCGGGTGGCGTCAGGACCCGGACTTCGTGCTCAACCAGCCGGCCTACCAGGGCGCGAGCATCCTCGTCGCCGGGCACGACTTCGGGACGGGCTCGTCGCGCGAGCACGCCGTGTGGGCGCTCCGCGACTTCGGGTTCACCGTCGTCGTGTCGTCCCGCTTCGGCGACATCTTCCGCGGCAACTCGGGGAAGCAGGGGCTGCTGGCGGCCCAGGTCACCGAGGAGGAGCTGGAACAGCTCTGGGCGGCGATCGAGGCGTCCCCGGGTGCTGACTCGGTGGTGAACCTCATCGACCGCACCATCACGGTCGGCGATCTCACGGTTTCGTTCGAGGTCGACGATTACACTCGGTGGCGGCTCATCGAAGGACTCGATGACATCGGGCTGACGCTCCGCAGCGAGGAGCAGATCACCGCATTCGAAGCCCGGCGGCCCAACTGGCTGCCCCGCACCATTCCCGTCAAGTAG
- the leuC gene encoding 3-isopropylmalate dehydratase large subunit translates to MSQLNADPSIPSIPEHPRTLAEKVWDDHLVVKGEDGTPDLIYIDLHLVHEVTSPQAFDGLRLADRPLRRVDLTIATEDHNTPTLAIDQPIADLTSRTQIETLRRNAAEFGVRIHSLGDLDQGIVHVVGPQLGLTMPGITVVCGDSHTSTHGAFGAMAFGIGTSEVEHVMATQTLPLKPFKTMAITVEGTLRPGVTAKDIILAVIAKIGTGGGQGYVLEYRGSAIRALSMEGRMTICNMSIEAGARAGMVAPDQTTYDYLQGRPHAPTGADWDEAVAYWDTLATDEGAAFDAEVFLDADTLEPFVTWGTNPGQGVSLSENVPDPAAIADPNERSAAERALEYMALEAGTPMKDIPVDAVFMGSCTNSRIEDLRAFASIIEGRTKAEGVRVMVVPGSARVRIEAEAEGLDKIITDFGAEWRFAGCSMCLGMNPDQLAPGERCASTSNRNFEGRQGKGGRTHLVSPLVAAATAIRGTLSSPADLEVGPGRHAATEQEGVHA, encoded by the coding sequence ATGTCGCAGCTGAACGCCGATCCTTCCATCCCGAGCATCCCCGAGCACCCGCGGACGCTGGCCGAGAAGGTCTGGGACGACCATCTCGTCGTCAAGGGCGAGGACGGCACGCCCGACCTCATCTACATCGACCTGCACCTCGTCCACGAGGTGACGAGCCCGCAGGCGTTCGACGGGCTGCGCCTGGCCGATCGCCCGCTCCGCCGCGTGGACCTCACGATCGCGACCGAAGACCACAACACCCCGACGCTCGCGATCGACCAGCCGATCGCCGACCTCACGAGCCGCACGCAGATCGAGACGCTGCGGCGGAACGCTGCCGAGTTCGGCGTCCGCATCCACTCGCTCGGCGACCTCGATCAGGGCATCGTGCACGTCGTCGGCCCGCAGCTCGGCCTCACCATGCCGGGGATCACGGTCGTCTGCGGCGATTCGCACACCTCGACGCACGGCGCGTTCGGCGCGATGGCCTTCGGTATCGGCACGAGCGAGGTCGAGCACGTCATGGCGACCCAGACCCTTCCGCTGAAGCCGTTCAAGACCATGGCGATCACCGTCGAGGGCACCTTGCGTCCGGGCGTCACCGCGAAGGACATCATCCTCGCCGTGATCGCGAAGATCGGCACCGGCGGCGGGCAGGGGTACGTGCTCGAGTACCGCGGTTCCGCGATCCGTGCGCTCTCGATGGAGGGGCGCATGACGATCTGCAACATGTCGATCGAAGCTGGAGCACGTGCCGGCATGGTCGCCCCCGACCAGACCACCTACGACTACCTGCAGGGTCGCCCGCACGCGCCGACCGGAGCCGACTGGGACGAGGCCGTCGCGTACTGGGACACCCTCGCGACCGATGAGGGTGCCGCCTTCGACGCCGAGGTCTTCCTCGACGCCGACACCCTCGAGCCGTTCGTCACCTGGGGCACCAACCCCGGACAGGGCGTCTCGCTGAGCGAGAACGTGCCGGACCCCGCCGCCATCGCGGACCCGAACGAACGGTCGGCCGCCGAGCGCGCCCTGGAGTACATGGCCCTCGAAGCCGGCACGCCGATGAAGGACATCCCGGTCGACGCCGTCTTCATGGGTTCCTGCACGAACAGCCGCATCGAAGACCTCCGGGCCTTCGCGTCCATCATCGAAGGCCGCACGAAGGCTGAGGGCGTGCGGGTCATGGTGGTCCCCGGGTCAGCTCGGGTGCGGATCGAGGCGGAGGCCGAGGGCCTCGACAAGATCATCACCGATTTCGGTGCGGAGTGGCGCTTCGCCGGGTGCTCCATGTGCCTCGGCATGAACCCCGATCAACTCGCCCCGGGCGAACGCTGTGCGTCCACCTCCAACCGCAACTTCGAGGGTCGTCAGGGCAAGGGCGGTCGGACGCACCTCGTCTCGCCGCTCGTCGCCGCCGCCACCGCCATCCGCGGAACGCTCTCCAGCCCCGCCGACCTGGAGGTCGGCCCCGGCAGACACGCGGCGACCGAGCAGGAAGGCGTGCACGCCTGA
- a CDS encoding DUF4333 domain-containing protein, producing the protein MTDDQKPENLGRPPVGGPLRPDQQPPGFPDPNAPRLEFGPGSPQLQTQPTNGTAQNGQHGPSQGGPAQNGTPGNSSASGSPSYPNGRPNGAPGQQPTGSSQTNQGQQAAPDAAGRPWPQQGPPSGAPAGRPPAQGQQQGPDGFRPPAHYGQSGQGQQPLQPNQPHGGPQARPTGAPNGQQGNQPFGQGRPPGPQPFGPGQAQHPGAPFPAGQPQGPQQQGPSQRPGQQQPGPSTGPFRPGPEYGGPAQQSASTPKAPRKPLGRKLWTGVVIGAVAGSLIAVPLTLLSVGRLFTPMLDRGAVQTGVAEVLKQDFGLADVEKVECPSDQPATTGTQFECTFSYNAKSYPVAVEVINDQGQYRVGVDAPK; encoded by the coding sequence ATGACCGACGACCAGAAGCCCGAGAACCTCGGAAGACCCCCGGTCGGCGGACCGCTGCGACCGGACCAGCAGCCGCCCGGGTTCCCCGACCCGAACGCACCGCGCCTGGAGTTCGGACCGGGGAGCCCGCAGCTGCAGACGCAGCCGACGAACGGCACCGCGCAGAACGGCCAGCACGGTCCGTCCCAGGGCGGCCCCGCCCAGAACGGCACGCCCGGGAACAGCTCGGCGTCCGGATCGCCGTCGTACCCGAACGGGCGGCCGAACGGCGCCCCGGGGCAGCAGCCCACCGGCTCTTCGCAGACGAACCAGGGTCAGCAGGCCGCACCCGACGCGGCCGGGCGGCCGTGGCCTCAGCAGGGTCCGCCGTCGGGCGCGCCCGCTGGTCGGCCGCCGGCTCAGGGACAGCAGCAGGGCCCGGACGGATTCCGTCCTCCGGCGCACTACGGTCAGTCCGGCCAGGGCCAGCAGCCGCTGCAGCCCAACCAGCCTCACGGAGGACCTCAGGCTCGTCCGACGGGCGCACCGAACGGCCAGCAGGGCAACCAGCCGTTCGGTCAGGGGCGTCCTCCCGGACCCCAGCCCTTCGGGCCGGGACAGGCCCAGCACCCGGGCGCTCCGTTCCCGGCAGGGCAGCCGCAGGGTCCGCAGCAGCAGGGGCCGTCTCAGCGACCCGGGCAGCAGCAGCCCGGTCCGTCCACGGGTCCGTTCCGTCCCGGGCCAGAGTACGGCGGCCCGGCCCAGCAGTCCGCCTCGACGCCGAAGGCGCCGCGCAAGCCGCTCGGCCGCAAACTCTGGACCGGTGTCGTCATCGGTGCCGTGGCCGGGTCGCTCATCGCGGTTCCGCTCACCCTGCTGTCGGTCGGCCGCCTGTTCACCCCGATGCTCGACCGCGGGGCGGTGCAGACCGGCGTGGCCGAGGTGCTCAAGCAGGACTTCGGGTTGGCCGACGTCGAGAAGGTAGAGTGCCCGAGCGACCAGCCGGCCACGACCGGGACGCAGTTCGAGTGCACCTTCTCCTACAACGCGAAGAGCTACCCGGTGGCGGTCGAGGTCATCAACGACCAGGGACAGTACCGCGTCGGGGTCGACGCACCGAAGTAG